Below is a genomic region from Isosphaeraceae bacterium EP7.
CCACCGCCGCCGCCACCGCCGCTGCCGCCAAGTCCGGCTGCCGCCGCGTGTTGCTGGCCGCCTTCGAGGGCGAGGCCGAGCCAGAGGCCCTTCGACTGCATCATCTCCTTGATCTCGGCGAGGCTGGTCTCGCCGAAGTTCTTGGAGGCGAGCAGCGCGGCCTCGGTGGTCCGGGTGAGGTCGCCGAGCGTCCGGATGTTCATCTTGCGGAGGCAGTTACGGCTCCGGACCGACAGCTCGAAGTCGGTGACCGGGATCTCCATGAGCTTGCCCTTGGCGAGATTGTCTCGCTCAAGGTTCTCGTCATAGTACATGTCGCGGCTGGCGCGACAGTCGCGGAAGAAGAGGCGGGCGCGGGGCTGGTTGGGGTCGAAGGAGAGCACCTGGCGGTAGCACTTCTCCGCCTCGCGGAACTCCATCCTGTCTTCGTACAGGACGCCCAGGTTGATGAGGGCGGCCATGGGGACGGGGGGCCGCTTCAGGCACTCGCGGTAATATTCGAGTGCCTCGCCATCGTTGCCATTGAGGTCGTTGTAATAAGCCAGCTCGAACAAGGCGCCGGTGTGCTGCCTGTCCGAGGCGATCGCCTTCTCGAACTCGGAGACGGCGCCGGTGATGTCGCCTTCGAGGGTCAGCAGGCTACCGAGCTGGAAATGGTACTCGGCGGTCCCGCCGGAGCCGGTTTCGAGCGTGTCGAGCAGGGCACGGGCCTCTTCGACGCGGCCGGCGCGGCGAAGGGCGCCGACGCGGTGGAGTTCGGAGACGCGGGGCTCGTGGCCGGCGGCGGCGGCGGCGGCGAAGGCCGCGGCGGCGTCGTCCCAACGCTGGATGTTCTGGTAAGCAAGGCCCTTGTGGAACAGGCCGAGGCCGTTGTCGCCCGCCCGATTGAGATGGTCAAGGCCGTGCTGGTAGCGGCCCATGAGGACCTCGCCGACACCGATCCGGAGCGAGGCATCGGGGACGGGGTTGGCCTTGTGTCGATCGCGGATGACCGCCACGGCGTCGCGCAGGGTGCGATAGCGCGACGGGTCTCGCCCGAGCGCCTCACGCAGGTCGGCGACGGCCGAGGCGGTGAAGGGTTCGCGGTCAAGCAGGGTGCGGACATCGGAAGTCAGTTCGGCCATCCGTCTCGATCTCCTCACCATCCGACGCCAAGCACGGGAGGGCGCGCATGGACCGCGGGCCAAGTCTCGTCCCAGACTGACGCTCGCGCCGGTGGCCTATCAATGGACACTCAGTCTAACAGGACTCACGCGAAGTGCAAGCCCCCGATCAATGCATGCGTGTGCGTCAGGGCTTCCGGGCGGTTCGCGGGGCACTCCTCCATGTTCCCGGGCGAACGATGGACCGCGATTGGGAGGGGAACCCACGAGCGGGGATGGCCCGACCCAGCCTGGAATCCGAGGACAGGTCCCTTCGGCATTGAGGCGGCTCGACTTGAGTCGAACCGGGTCGGAATGGTCGGATCTCGGCTTGACCTGGATTGTGGCCGGGGCAATACTGCCCTCGCCTACAGAGGTCTCCGGCCCTGGCGGAACGGCCTCGGCGGATCGACCCGGAAATTGCACCTACAGAGGATCGCGTTGGATCGCGAATCATTCATGCGCATGGATGTGCGGGGGCTCGCGTCGACCTGACGCGGATCGGTCGGCGGGATGCCGGCGATCGCAGCGGCCCCAGTTTCTCACCGATCTCCGACTGTGTTGCGTCTCACGAAGTCGTGGCAGGCGCAACATCACGTCGTCGCCTCTCGGCGTCGTCGCACGTGCTTGCCGCGTTGCGCGCCGTCGAGGGCTCCCCGCAGTCTCGCCGGCCTGCCGATGGAACCAGGCGCAGGGCAATCGCCGCGGACCGGACCGTCCCGACGCACCCCGTCGAGGAAACGCCCCAGACATGATGATCTCGAACGCTTATCTGATGATTTTCGCCGTCGCCTTCATGGGCTGCGTCCTGGCGACCCCGGTCGTCACGCGTATTGCGGTCTGGGCCGGCGCGATCGACAAGCCCGACCAGTTCCGTCGGGTCCATAAGGGGGCGACCCCGAGGATGGGGGGATTGGGCCTGGCCTTCGGCATCGCGCTGGGGCTGCTCACCGCCGCATTGGGTGCGCCTCCCGCGGATTGGTCGGAGTTCGAGGCCTGGCGGGCGACGCTCCTGCCGATCGCCTGCGCCGGCCTGATCGTCCTGCTGATTGGCGCGGTCGACGACTCGAAGGAGATGTCGCCGAGGGTCAAGCTCCTGGGGCAGGGGGCCGCGGTCCTGGTCCTCTATATGGGCGGGATCCGGGTGCATGGCCTGAACCTGCTGGGGTTCTCCATCGACCTGAGCCGGCCGACGTTCGAGCTGGCCCTGGCGGGCGGGACGCTCTCGGTCGCGTTGCCATCCTTGCTTGCCA
It encodes:
- a CDS encoding DNA-directed RNA polymerase subunit alpha C-terminal domain-containing protein; the protein is MAELTSDVRTLLDREPFTASAVADLREALGRDPSRYRTLRDAVAVIRDRHKANPVPDASLRIGVGEVLMGRYQHGLDHLNRAGDNGLGLFHKGLAYQNIQRWDDAAAAFAAAAAAGHEPRVSELHRVGALRRAGRVEEARALLDTLETGSGGTAEYHFQLGSLLTLEGDITGAVSEFEKAIASDRQHTGALFELAYYNDLNGNDGEALEYYRECLKRPPVPMAALINLGVLYEDRMEFREAEKCYRQVLSFDPNQPRARLFFRDCRASRDMYYDENLERDNLAKGKLMEIPVTDFELSVRSRNCLRKMNIRTLGDLTRTTEAALLASKNFGETSLAEIKEMMQSKGLWLGLALEGGQQHAAAAGLGGSGGGGGGGGGGGMGGHDSGHTEMSQEERAMMARTISELNLSVRARKCMTKLGCQTVGELLSYTGDQLLECKNFGVTSLNEVREKLAELNLKLKNE